TTCTTCGGAAGCCTTTTTTATTTTCATCAAAAATGGACATTCAATTTTCATTGCAATATAGAAGGAGGAGATAGAATCATAGAAATCGCCCCCTTCTAAAACAATAATTGATGGGTGAATGTCAACAGATCTTTAGAGCCCCAAAGGGGTTTGCCCTAATTGCAACATTCGGTGGAACAACCACAGGATTTGGATTTTTCTGCATACACCGTGATGCTAAAAATACCGGTACCAGATGATTTAAAAACTTTTAATTCCTCTTCATTGAGGTAGTTTTGCAAAATATCTTCGGGAAGACCGATGGCCTTTTCTTTCTGAATGGAAATGTTTGTAAAGCCGTTTGATTGAATCAGATGAAGATACTCCGATTTTTGAATGGCGCCCGAGACACAACCTACATACATTTCTGCAGCCTCGCGCAGCGCATCCGGAAGTTGGCCGACCAATACCACATCCGATATGCTGAAATGTCCCCCTTGTTTTAAGACGCGAAATATCTCTTTAAACACCCTGTCCTTGTTGGGAACGAGGTTTAATACGCAATTGCTCACGATAACATCGGCAACATTGGCAGAAACCGGTATATTTTCAATATCACCTTGTCTGAATTCGACATTGGAGTAGCCGAGTTTGGCAGCATTGATTCTCGCTTTTTCGATCATGGCAGGGGTGAAATCAATTCCAATGACCCTGCCATCTTCACCCGTTTCATTTCTGGCAACAAAACAATCGTTGCCGGCACCACTGCCCAGATCAATGACCGTATTACCTTTTTTAATTTTTGCAAATTGGGTGGGTAAACCACAGCCCAAACCCAAATCTGCCTCCGGATGATAGCCTTCCAAAGTCTGGTAGTCATCGCTCATGATATTGTACACCTCAGTCGAACACGAACCGGATCCACAGCAGGATGATTGATTGGTTTCTTTATCCTGCAAGGCAATTTCACTGTATTTCTGTCTTACCAATTCTTTGATCTGTTTGCCTCCGTCTTGTTCCAAAGAAACCGCGGGGTCGAAATTCGTTTGATTTAAATTTTCCATATCATTTGATTTAATAATTAACAACATTTGTTCTTTTTGGCCTTCAATTTTGAGGAGAGATTTGAAAAATAATCAAGCAATTGCTGGATCGCATTTTCATCGATGCAATAACAAATGGCATTGCCTTCGACATTGCCTTTGATCCAACCGGCACTTTTAAGTTCCTTTAGGTGCTGGGAGACGGTAGGTTGAGCCAGTGGAAGCTCGTTGACAATGTCTCCGCAGATGCAAGTATCCACTCTCATGAGATATTCTATGATGGCCACTCTTGCCGGATGGCCAATGCCCTTCGCCATAGTGGCGATGAGATTCTGGTCTTTGGAATAGTGCTCTGTTTTTGTAGCTCCCATTTTTAATATTTTTATATTGCAATATTACGATTAACTATTTAACTAGACACTCAAGCATCAAAATGGTTTAAATAATCCTTTATTTTATTTTAAAAATTGGTTTTCCTTGATTTGGGATTCTGTTCAATCATGGATTGATTGAAGTCTTTATCTTTGATTTGCAAGCAATTAAAACTTCTCAGTATAATTTTTGCGGCTCATCGCAAGATTTTTATTTTTCGCCTGGTCCTATTCATTCCAATTTTCCTCTTCATTCTCCTTCCCATTCTCAAAAGCTCTGTATCCTCTCCAAATTCCATATAAAATAAACAGGATGCCTAATATTTGATTCCAGGGTTCGTAGTCTGGCATACGCAAAAAGAAAATCATTCCACCCAAACCCACATATACCAAAGCCATGATACTTTGGAAAATCATTCTCAAATAATCAGTGGAAGGCATTTTACAATCTTGGCTTATTTATTTTGGTGAAGTTTCATTGCTCATCAGTCGAGGCTAAACAGGATGGGAAGTGTATAATTTACCTCAACGATTTTACCATCGTGCTTGCCGGGTTTCCATTTGGGCATCATACTGAGCACGCGGACGGCTTCTTCGTCACATCCGTGACCAATACCACCGGCTACTTTGAGCTTGCCCAGCTCACCCTGTGGATTGACCACAAAATTCAGAATGACAGTGCCCTTTATTTTATTTTGCTTTGCTTTTTCAGGATATTTTAAATTTTCGGTGATAAATTTATTCATGGCATCCAGTCCTCCGGGATACTCTGCCATTTGATCCACAAAAGGGTGTGTTTTGTCCTTCTGATTTTCTGATTCTAAAGTTGTTTGCGCAAACAGAATTTGAGCAATTAAAAGACAAAGCAACAAACCAGCCAGGGACATTCTAATAAAAATGGATTTCATGGATTGTTATTTAATTGTGATACAACGAAAACGCCTGAATCCATCAAAAGTGATGAATCAGGCGTTCTTTTTTTATTAGAAATAATATGAGCTAAGGGCTTATTCCAATCTGAATTTAATGGGCAGCGTAAAATTAACCGGTACTGCTTTTCCATTGTGTTTTCCGGGTTTCCATTTGGGCATGGATTTGACCACCCGAACGGCTTCTTCGTCACATCCACCACCAATGCCTCTGGCCACGTTTACTTTGCTGATGCTTCCATTGGGTCCTACCACAAACTGCACAACCACAGTGCCCTGGATGTCATTTTCCCTGGCGATGGCGGGGTATTTCATGTTGGATTGGATGAATTTCATCATGGCTGCCTGGCCATCCGGAAATTCAGGCATTTGCTCTACGAAATCGAAAGGCTTTTCCGGAGCGGGTTCTTCGATCACCGGAGGAGGAGGAGGTTCGACCAGTGAGGCATCGATTCCACTTTCATCCCCTTCTCTGTTTTCAGTGGATATATCCTTGTCCTGAAGTTCAGTGATATCAGGTGGAGGCGGTTCTTCATTTTCAACCTCTTCATCTTTCATGACCTTGGGAGGAACAAATCTAATCTGATCCTTGATAGGAGGAGGATCTACTTTTGGAGGAGGAGGAGGAGGTTCTTTATTGGGGTCAATGGGAGGCGGCTCGGCCAGGACCACCTCTTTCAACAAGAGATCGTCTTTTTCCTGAGGAATCAAAGACCTCACCAGATTTAAGATCATAGGACTGGATACCAGAAGTACAAAAAAGATCAAACCAATGACCAAAGACCTGGACATGATGCGGTCATAAATCCGCCGAAGGTACCAGGCACCATATTCCTTGTTACGATTGTCAAAAACGATATCGTCCATGACAAATTTTTGCAAAAGGTTTTGTGACATGTTGTGCTCTTTAATTGATGAATATAAAACGGATCATGGAGATTGATTATTTCCTGGACTGATTAATTTCCAGACAGATTAATGAATCAATCGGGTCATCTGCAGCCAGAATGGCGTATCTTTTTACACCATTGATGCTCATTTCATCCAAAACATCCACTGTGTTTTTGACCTTGCTTTTGGGCAGGGGTTTAATCATGATAAAAATGGTATCCTGGTGACCCCAATCGCGGGCCACTTCTTTCTGACGATTTTGAATGACTTTGCGCAATCCTGATGGACTGTAATCCACACTGTCCACAGCCAATTCTGTATCGGCATCCACCTCATCGGGTGAGGTATAGGCATAGACCTTGTCGTTGTCTCCCAGCAGCAAGGTAAATGTCTTGGACATTTTAATGGCAGGCTGATCTTTTTTGTCTTCGTTATCGTCCTTGGCGGGCTTAATCACCTCCATTGTTTTGGGTTTGTTGAAAGTGGTGGCCAGCATAAAAAATGTGATCAGGAGGAAACCCAAATCCACCATGGCAGTGAGGTCCACGCGGGTGGACATTTTTTTCGATCGCGATTTCTTTTTTCCTTTTTTCGCCCCTGATTCGGGAACATTCATTTCAGCCATGTTTCGGTTGATTTATTGTCTGGATAAAAAAAATTATTCTCTGGCAGTTTTTGCCGATGTAACAATGTTAAATCGGTTTACTTTTCTGTTTTGCAAGGCTTCTATCAAAGCTGCAAAAGATTTGTATTCGGTCGTTTTATCGGCTTTGATGGCAATCCGCAGATTGTTGTTGACCTGTCTCGAAAAGAGAATCAGATCTTCTACCTGAGTTTCTCCGCCCGTTGTATCAATCTTAAGTCCGGGCTGAATCATATTGGCTCGTTCAGAGGGATCTTTTTTCAGAAAATCGGGCAATGCTTTGATGTCCATACCCCATAGCTCAAGGGTTCTGAAAGCATCCTGTTGTTCTGCGGTAAACTGGATGGCGTATCGCTCAGAAAGTTTATTCAATAGACCCAGTCTGGTATTTTGATCATCCAATCCGAAAAAAATCCTTCCATCCGGAGAAATGTTAAACATCATAATATCCTTGTCCGGAATGGGAATTTGTGCAGTGGATGCAGGGATGTCGATTTGAACCACTTCCTGATCCTTGAATTTGGTGGTCAGAATAAAAAAAGTCAGCAAAAGAAAAGCGACATCGCACATGGCGGTCATGTCGATGGCCGTACTCTTGCGGGGTATTTTAACCTTTGGCATGTAATTATTGCTTTAGGAAGTGAAATAAAAAATACCGGGAGATCAATGCTTTGAAGCGAAAGTCTGAGAAATACTAAAACCGGCTTCATCAATTCCATACGTCATTCCGTCAATTTTGGTGGTGAAGTAATTGTAGAAAATGATGGCAAGGGCTGAAGAACCAATACCCAAAGCTGTATTGATCAAGGCTTCGGAAATACCATTGGAAAGCTGAACGGCGTCTGGTGCTCCTGCAGTGGCGATGGCTGAAAACGCTTTGATCATTCCAAATACCGTACCCAAAAGACCCAAAAGTGTGGCTACAGATGAAATGGTGGCGAGGATGACCAGGTTTTTTTCGAGCATGGGTAGTTCCAATGAAGTGGATTCCTCAATTTCTTTTTGAATGGCCAGAACCTTTTGCTCTTTGTCCAGAGTGGTATTGCTGGACATCTGTTTGTATTTGTTCAACCCCTCGCGAATGATGTTAGCCACAGAACCCTGCTGTTTGTCACATTCTGCGATGGCGGAATCCACCTGATTTCCATCCAGAAATTTCTTGATTTTATGCACAAAGTTGGGCAGAGAGCCTTTGCCATTGGCTATGCTCAGGGTAATGAATCGCTCGATGACAGTAGCCACCACGATCATAAAGACTGCCATCAAAAAAGGTACAATAACTCCACCTTTGTACATCATACCCAAATAATCTCCGCTCAATGGATGTTTGGTGTTGTCACCATCCTGGAAGTGACTGGGATCACCCAAGATAAAATAATAAATCAAATGACCCACCACAATGGCGGTGAAGATGGTGAGGGATGCAAAGATGTTGCTAAATTTCCCGCTGGGTTTTACACTTGGCTTTTGATTGCTCATAATCAGAGAATTAATCGTTGATAAATGAAAGTGATTTAAGTTTGTAAAATATTAAAATTCAATGTTTTAGATTTTTAATTAGACCATTGCTCAAAGTGGAATATTACAATAGAAAAGAACCTTAGAAGGCGTAATATTAAAACGTTTTGACTACAAAAAGGTGTTTCCTGTATGAATAAAATTTTAAAAAATGACATTATACAAAATTTTTATGCTTTATTCATTTATTATCAAATATATAAGTATTAAATTTTTAGTTAACATTTAAAATGCTTAGAAATGAATTGGGATGGCATAAACTTCGGTGAACCAGATAATCTGACCAGCGGAAAAACAGGATATTACAAAATTTTCATTTTTTTTTGTCTGTACTAAATATCAATAGATCAATACTTTAGATTTAGTTTTCAAATGATTTTGAATTATTATACATAGATTTTATTGTAATATTTAAAAACCTTGTATATTTGCCCTTGAATAAAGCCCCCCAAAGGCTAAAACAGTTCTTTAGATCATAGCGGATAAAAGCGAATAAACTCGAATTATTCACAAAAGCTTTTTGCTATGTATCTTATAAAACAGATTTACACACTTTTCCTCACCATTTTATTGTGGAATGTTGTAGCAATTGGTTCCTATGCCGGCATCGTTTTTGATGGCTCGCCCGGGACCGCAGCTCCTCCAATCACACTGGGAGGATTTCAAATGAATCCATTTCCAACGGATACCAGACCTCTTTTAAATTTTGAAACAGAAGTTCCGGCCTTTCTTCCGGGAATTCCACCCATTGGTTTTACTCCGGCTCTCCAGCACAGGAGAGTAGGTGTAAATTGGGCCACCTGGAGTCATGGTTATACAGGAGATGTATATTCTTTAACACCTGGTACATCTGTGACCATCAGCCTGCCACCGGGTACTAGGGCTTTTTACCTTTATGCGGAAGGCAATGCCTTTAACATTGCCAATATTACCGCGATGGCCAATGATGGAACGAGTTCAGGCCCAATCCCTGTGAACGGAGGATCTGGTGCTACTTATTTTGGCTTCTACACCACCTCCCAGTCTTGTATGTTGTCCAGTATTATTGTTAATGTAAGTCCGAATGCAAATGGATTTGCCATCGGTGAGTTTGCCATTGCCTGCGTGCCTTATTTGGAGTGCCCTTCAGACATGACTGTTGCCCTTGGACCCGGATCCTGTGATACCAGTTTGTTTTGGCAACCGACGGCTTATAGTTATTGTGCAGATACTTTCTCTGGAATTGAGCCAGGAACTCCAATTAATGAAAACAATTGGGTTACACAACCTTCTGCCACAGGCTTCACATTTTTCGCGCCTGATTCGATACGGGTGGCAGGAAATCCTGCTGCCGGAAACAGGGATTTGTGCATTCGCTTTAGTTGTGCAGGTCGATTTTCATTTACGGTCAGAGCATATCGGACTGGGCCTTCTCCGGGAGGCTTTAACGGAGATCATGTTTTTATTGGCATTAACGGAGTATTTACCCAGTTCACGCCAAATACACCTGGCTCCACCCTCTATTTGAGTAACTACTCCACCAATGTTGATGTAGGAGACCTATTGTGCATACGCGTCGCGTCCAATGGTGCCGGTGCACAAACAGTGGCTACGATGGATGCGTTCATTTATTCCACTTTGGTGTTGGAGCAAACCAGTGGGCCTCTTCCCGCCACAGGCCTTCATCTGAACAATGGGACGTTTTTACCACCTGGAATTCATACGGTTGAATACGAAGCATCCGATTGTTATCAGGGTACAGAAAGCTGCAGTTTTAACATCACCATTTTGGATGCAGAACCTGTGATTACCTGTCCTCCGAATACTACGATCAATTTGGACAGCATGGACTGTTCAAGAATCTATTGTTACAATGTATCAGCCACAGACAATTGTATCCAGACCAGTCTTGATCTTCCAGGATATCAATTGATTGGAGTATACAATGGAAACAGCTATTTTATTTCTCCTCCGGGACCGGCCAATCATCTGCATTGGCTGGAAGCCAATGAAACCGCCGCAGCTTTGGGTGGGCATTTGGTAACCATTGAGGACGCAGCTGAGAATAACTTTTTAACTGCTGCTGTTCCATTTACCCTTGGAGTTGCTGAAAATCACTATTGGATCGGAATGCGGTACAGTCCCTCGCTCGATCAGTACAAGTGGATCACCGGAGAACCTGTCAACTATACCAATTGGGGTGTAGGGCAACCCGGCATTATACCGGGAGTATATGCTTGGTTCTGGGATCTTGTGGGAGGAACCTGGTGGGATTCTCCTTCCATTTTATTTAGAAGATATATCATTGAATTTGAAAATGGACTTCAAATCAAACAACTTTCGGGAATTCCAAGTGGAAATCCGTTTCCTCCGGGTATAACTACCAATGTATATTCAGCCATGGACGAATATGGGAACATGGATCAGTGTTCTTTTACTGTCAATGTCATTGGATCGTCCAGCATGTCCTGTAAAAATATCAATGTTTCATTGGACGAATTCTGTCAGGTGGAAATTACCCCGCAAATGTTATTGACGGGATATTATGCCTGTTACGATGTTTTTCAAGTAGAACTAAGCCATTACAATCATATCATTCCAAATCCTTTGGACAGCCATTTTCTGGGTAAAACCATTGTCGCTAAAATTACGGACACAACAACCGGCAACAGTTGTTGGGGAAATGTGTATGTAGAGGACAAGCTAGCCCCTGAGGTAATCTGTCGGGATATACGGGTGAGTTGCAAGCAATTTGAGATCGACAGTTTGATTCCGGCGGCCTCATTTGATTGCAGTGATTATACGGTGAGATTATTGGATCAGCAGGTGGAGAGTTTGCATTGTGATCCAGAGCTGATCAAGCGTGTACGCCGTTGGTGGATATCGAGAGATGCGCAGGGAAATGAAAGTGAGCCGTGCATACAGACGATTGAGGTGGAGCGATTGGATATTTACGATGTGTGGTTTCCGGATGAAAGTGTGATTTTGGAATGCGACCATATTGATTCTTTTGATGTCAACGGACATCCACATCCGTACGTGACGGGTATACCCTATTATCAGCATATCTGGCCGATCTGGCCGACGGTGGACTTTTTGTGCAATGTGTATGTAGATTATGTGGATACTGATTTGGGCAAGATAGGCTGTACACGCAAGATCATGCGTACCTGGCGGGTGCGCGAGTGGTGGTGCAGCGAAGAATTGGAGAACTTTAGTGTACAGATCATACAGATCCAGGACAACATAGGACCGAGAATCAAGCACATCCATTATGATTTTGAAGCGACGACCAGCCACAAGAGTTGTGAAGCAGATGTGGTCATACCCCGATTGATGCGTACGACGCCTGTCACAATGATTTGCGGATAGATGTGGTATATCCGGGCGGAGTGTTGGTGGATCAGAATGGAGGCAGGGTGAGATTGCCGGTAGGCTTGGATACGATTATCTATCGGGTATATGATGGGTGTTATAATTTGACAGAAGATACATTGTATGTGACCGTCAAAGACCACACAGAACCGGTGGCGGTATGTGAAAGGAGGACAGTGGTGGCCCTGAATGATTCGGGTTTGAACTGGGTACCGGCCGAGGTATTTGACGATGGAAGTTTTGACGAGTGCAAGTTGCATCATTTTGAAGTGAGGAGAATGGATCTAAACCATTGTGGTACGATCGGAGAAGACGACTGGGGTCCTGAGGTACAGTTTTGTTGTAGCGATGTTGGATCCGGAGAGATCATGGTAGCTTTTAAAGCCATCGACATAAGCAACAATGAAGCGATCTGTATGGTGTTTGTAGAAGTACAGGACAAGGACATGCCAAGGATAACATGTCCACCGGATATCGATGTGGATTGTCGTTTTGATTTTGACATCAATCATCTGGACAGAAGTTTTGGAGATGTTGTGACTGCAGAAGCAGATCGGGAAATGATTGTAATAGATCCGGTGTATTGGCATTATATTTATGGACATCCACAGGATGGCATTGCGTACGACAATTGCAATCCGAATGTGACACACCGTGTGGACAGCAGTGGCATGAACCAGTGCGGCATGGGCACGATCATCCGGGAATTTACGGTGACGGATGACCAGGGCAACAGCGCGAGCTGCACCCAGCGGATCTATGTGGACAATCATCACAGGAGTGGACATATTACGATTAGCTGGCCTTATGATTATGAGACGAGCGATATCTGTGATTCGAGATTGTTGCATCCGGATTTATTGTCATACCCATACAATTATCCGGTGGTGAGCGACGATGAGTGCAGCATCATAGGGATGGATTTCAAGGACCATGTATTTTCATCGACGGTACCGGGAGAGCCATGTTTTAAGATATTCCGGGTGTGGAAAGTGATCGACTGGTGTTATCGGGATCAAAGTGGAGATATCCTGATATACATAGACACACAGGTGATCAAGGTGAGCAATTATGTGGATCCGGTGATCTACAGATTGTGTCATGACACGACGATCTGTACGTATGATGTGGAATGTCGTCCGATACCGGTGAGACTGAGTATAGGAGCGAGTGATGTTTGTACAGCGAAAGAGGAGTTGTTGTATCGCTATAAGATAGATCTGGACAGCGATGGTACGATCGACATTGTGCGCACGTCGATAGGAGATAGTACGGCGAGTGGCACCTGGCCATTGGGCAGACATACGATCAAGTGGGAAGTGGAAGACAGATGCGGCAACACGGCCAAGTGTGAGTCTCAACTGAACCTGATCAATTGCAAACCGCCGACGGCGTATTGTCACAGAGATCTGAGCATCGGATTGACGGCAATGGATCTGGATGGCGACGGCATACCGGAGACAAAGATGGCAGAAGTGTGGGCCAGTGACATCAATGTCAACTCAGAGCACGGCTGCGGTTATGACATCGTGTTTAGCTTTAGTTCGGATACGACAGACAAGGTGAGATTTTACAATTGCGACAGCTTAGGTCCAAGAGAAGTGGAGTTGTGGGTGACGGACATCAACGGCAATCAATCCTTCTGCAGGACGATCATCATCATCCAGGACAATCCGCAGATACCACCTGCCTGTCCGGGCAATCTGAAAGATGTGGTTGTGAGTGGATTGATCCGGACGGAGGCAGACCGGGAGGTAGAGGAGACACAGGTGAGTCTGGAGACCAGTGCACTGCAAAAAGTGAAGACCAATTACGAAGGCAGATATGCATTTTCACCGATGCCGACGGGAGGAAGTTATGAGGTGAAGCCGGAGAAGAATGACGATTGGAGCAATGGAGTGACGACAGCCGACATCATCAGGATCCAGAAACATATACTGGGAGTGGAAGAGATGACGAGTCCATATCAGATGATAGCAGCAGATGTCAACAGGAGCAAGTCAGTTACAGCAAGAGACATATCAGATTTGAGAAAATTGATCTTGGGTAGTGCGACAGAAATCAAAGGGAATACGAGCTGGAGATTTGTACCGGTGAGTTATAGTTTTGTCAATGCGGCAGAAGCATTGGAGGACATTCATCCGGAAGCATACAAGATCAGTTATTTGAACAGCGATTTGAAAGCGGACTTTGTGGCGATCAAGGTGGGAGATGTGAATGAATCAGCGCGCACCAGAGGAGCCAATGGAGTGAGCAGCCGTACGGGCAAGACATTGGATCTGAATTATGCAGATGTTGAAATGAAGAAAGGGGAGTTGTACGAGATACAGTTGGTGTCGAGCAACATCGAGCAGTTTGCAGGATTCCAGACGACCCTGGAGCTAAGTCCGGAGTTTGGTCAGATTGTGGAGTTGAGTCCCAACCGCCACAATGATTTTGGAGAAGAGCATTACAGTCTGCACGCGTTGAACAGTGGACGTGTGAGCATGAGCTGGGATGGGCAAGCGAAAAATGAGGAGAGATTGTGGAGCATCAAAATTCGAGCGGCACGGGATGGCAGATTGTCAGACATGCTTCGATTGAATTCCACGATCACAGCCTCGATGAGCATCGATGCCAATCAGACAGAAGGAAGAATCGAACTGCGCAGCAGGGGTCTGTTGGAGAAAGAGTTTGTGCTGATGCAAAACGAACCCAACCCATGGAAAGAACAGACCTCGATTGGCTTGTTGTTGCCAAGGGCAGGTACGGTCAGACTTACGATCTATGATGCGACGGGAAGAGTGCATCTGAAGGCAGAAAGAGAAATGAGCAAAGGCTATCAGGAATGGATTCTGGAAGCGGGTATCTTGAGCAGTTCAGGAGTGTATTACTATCAGGCAGATTATGAAAGCAACACGCAGACCAGGAAGATGGTGATCCTGGAATAAGGGAGAAGAACATAGAAATGCAAAAGCAAATCGAGAGGCGGGAAAAATCCCGCCTCTTTTTTTTATTTTGATATATAATTATTAAATATTAAAATAATTTATATATTTGCAGTGGATTTCGACTATTCTCAAAAGTACATTCTTGGAATTAATTCGGATTTAGATTACTTCTAAATTTCGCATTTAATGAAAACTACGACTTACAAAAACCAAATCATTGGATTTGGTTTCAAGGAACATTCTTTTATTAAAAGATTGCTTGACTTTAAATTTCAACCGAGATTTCAAGTTCAAAATTTACTGTTCATCTGGCTTTTGTATTGGATGTACCTGCCAATGCAAGGCCAAAGCACCTGCGGTACAGGGGATGTTCTGGTGCTTGACAATTGTTTGGGTCCCGTCAATGATGCTGATTTTGCAATAGATGAATGTGTTTTGAACGGAGTTGGAATTTGGTATCAGTACACGCCAGCTGTAACCGGATCGTATTTGATTTCGGCCATGGGGAACGCAGATTTAAGCATTGTCCTAAAATCCAATTGTGGTGGAACACCGATTTGCATTAATAATTTTACAGCGGATTTTGAAGTGGGTACGAGGGTACTCGGGGCAGGGACCACCTATTTTATAGCGGTCGAAGCCGCATCAGCTTTTGATCTTGAATCCATTTGCATTTACCTTTGTGAGAGCCCAATGATCAGCGATTGTCCAACAGATATCAATGTGACAACGGATCCTGGCGAATGTTCAGCCATTGTAGATTATATTGTGACAGCCTCGGGAAATCCTGATCCTAATTTTATGTACATCAAAACCTTGGTTCCTACCCAGGAGTCCGGCAATGGTACCGGGGCCAATACTGCATTTGGATTAGGATCTACATTTGTGGAAGTGACAGCGACCAATGCATGTTTGCCCAATGATTTTTGCTCATTTACTGTCACGGTGGAAGATATAGAAGAACCACAAATAACTTGTCATCCTCCACAGGTCAGAATGGTCAATCCCGGATTGTGTGTGTATTCTACCATGGGAGATGAATTTGATCCTGCGTTGGTAACAGACAATTGCGCCGTCGATTATCTGGAAAACGACATCAATGGATTTTCCTCTTTAAACACCTTTGATTTTGCGAAGGGAATACATCTGATTACCTGGGTAGTTTATGACGCTGCCGGTAATTCGAATCAATGCAGCATGAGTCTTGAGGTCATAGACGATGAGACTCCGGAGCTGGTTTGTCCCAACGATACGATTGTATATTCTGAAACTTTTGTTTGTCCTTATACAGTGGTGGGAGTGGAATTTGATCCCGTCATCATGTTTGACAATTGCGAAATTGTAAGCATTTACAATGATATTAATTTGAGCAGCAGTTTGCAGGGTCATTATTTTCCAAAGGGCAGTCATCAAATCAATTGGTTTATTGAGGATGCTTCAGGGTTTACAAACAACTGCAGTTTTGAAATCACGGTAATGGATACCGTTAAACCCTGGTTGGATTGTCCGGTCGACACGACGGTTTTTATCGGAGTTGGCAACTGTGAACTGGATGTTGTAGA
This window of the Saprospiraceae bacterium genome carries:
- a CDS encoding MotA/TolQ/ExbB proton channel family protein, whose translation is MSNQKPSVKPSGKFSNIFASLTIFTAIVVGHLIYYFILGDPSHFQDGDNTKHPLSGDYLGMMYKGGVIVPFLMAVFMIVVATVIERFITLSIANGKGSLPNFVHKIKKFLDGNQVDSAIAECDKQQGSVANIIREGLNKYKQMSSNTTLDKEQKVLAIQKEIEESTSLELPMLEKNLVILATISSVATLLGLLGTVFGMIKAFSAIATAGAPDAVQLSNGISEALINTALGIGSSALAIIFYNYFTTKIDGMTYGIDEAGFSISQTFASKH
- a CDS encoding energy transducer TonB; amino-acid sequence: MKSIFIRMSLAGLLLCLLIAQILFAQTTLESENQKDKTHPFVDQMAEYPGGLDAMNKFITENLKYPEKAKQNKIKGTVILNFVVNPQGELGKLKVAGGIGHGCDEEAVRVLSMMPKWKPGKHDGKIVEVNYTLPILFSLD
- a CDS encoding biopolymer transporter ExbD, whose amino-acid sequence is MPKVKIPRKSTAIDMTAMCDVAFLLLTFFILTTKFKDQEVVQIDIPASTAQIPIPDKDIMMFNISPDGRIFFGLDDQNTRLGLLNKLSERYAIQFTAEQQDAFRTLELWGMDIKALPDFLKKDPSERANMIQPGLKIDTTGGETQVEDLILFSRQVNNNLRIAIKADKTTEYKSFAALIEALQNRKVNRFNIVTSAKTARE
- a CDS encoding arsenite methyltransferase, with the protein product MENLNQTNFDPAVSLEQDGGKQIKELVRQKYSEIALQDKETNQSSCCGSGSCSTEVYNIMSDDYQTLEGYHPEADLGLGCGLPTQFAKIKKGNTVIDLGSGAGNDCFVARNETGEDGRVIGIDFTPAMIEKARINAAKLGYSNVEFRQGDIENIPVSANVADVIVSNCVLNLVPNKDRVFKEIFRVLKQGGHFSISDVVLVGQLPDALREAAEMYVGCVSGAIQKSEYLHLIQSNGFTNISIQKEKAIGLPEDILQNYLNEEELKVFKSSGTGIFSITVYAEKSKSCGCSTECCN
- a CDS encoding biopolymer transporter ExbD, which produces MAEMNVPESGAKKGKKKSRSKKMSTRVDLTAMVDLGFLLITFFMLATTFNKPKTMEVIKPAKDDNEDKKDQPAIKMSKTFTLLLGDNDKVYAYTSPDEVDADTELAVDSVDYSPSGLRKVIQNRQKEVARDWGHQDTIFIMIKPLPKSKVKNTVDVLDEMSINGVKRYAILAADDPIDSLICLEINQSRK
- a CDS encoding winged helix-turn-helix transcriptional regulator, with the translated sequence MGATKTEHYSKDQNLIATMAKGIGHPARVAIIEYLMRVDTCICGDIVNELPLAQPTVSQHLKELKSAGWIKGNVEGNAICYCIDENAIQQLLDYFSNLSSKLKAKKNKCC
- a CDS encoding energy transducer TonB, which gives rise to MSQNLLQKFVMDDIVFDNRNKEYGAWYLRRIYDRIMSRSLVIGLIFFVLLVSSPMILNLVRSLIPQEKDDLLLKEVVLAEPPPIDPNKEPPPPPPKVDPPPIKDQIRFVPPKVMKDEEVENEEPPPPDITELQDKDISTENREGDESGIDASLVEPPPPPVIEEPAPEKPFDFVEQMPEFPDGQAAMMKFIQSNMKYPAIARENDIQGTVVVQFVVGPNGSISKVNVARGIGGGCDEEAVRVVKSMPKWKPGKHNGKAVPVNFTLPIKFRLE